One window from the genome of Streptomyces cadmiisoli encodes:
- a CDS encoding SpoIIE family protein phosphatase: MNERLSLLTAVEEGITNAEVLQLALEHAVAELRGLGGAVHVCGPMSAMRLVGSAGLPPALVRSWDIIDRYSLVVPARVIAHGGELWAQHGTRSADELMGGKQLLGTGLAAVAIPSDEDSFGSLTILTGAAGEPTREQWDFLKAVSTWVRERMSQAPAPTGLSLGEPGHKRKRPALGPVEVGAWEWDLRTGSLAWDEAAMAVYGTDPADFVPRVESWMRVVHTDDLAWTLAAVEEAIRTRGAFEAEYRVRRPDGGYVWTQSRGMVMLDGTGEPHRMIGTTWEKSQSRSARDALSRALRHMSDGFLAVDKSWCITFANLRAETMLRTTEEELIGRTLWSLATLRQLPEVESRCRAASQSGPTGLDMCVPNAQACYHLRVVPIPDGFALYFTDVTDERKVEAQRIASERTAVERSSRIAELTAGLAAATTSADVIDAVARRVLPPFGASGLLVQVREGGRAHTLGAVGYPSDIVDSIESRAAGDDPGWEAWVMNEPRFISSPEEYLARFPGLADRIIVTGKQAWAFMPLTASGQTFGVCTISFDEPRHLTDEERTLLVTITALVAHALERARLYDAEHTRSRELQRALLPQTLPDVPSCRLAARYLPTAEGVDVGGDWYDVIPLAAGRVALVIGDVMGHGLSEAVTMGRLRTAIHTLAGLGLAPDEIMNHLNDIVSGLGDDLYVTCLFALYDSSTSICTIARAGHPPPAVVHPDGSVHFPEAVLNPPLGAAQPPIETFDLEIQEGSVLVLFTDGLVESSERGIDQGLSELTELLQGSDTDDLDRLCDRLIAELAPATRPTADDIALLIARPCPMPVERKSLWTLPQDPQAAGIARTYIREQLSSWGLDALIPTTELLASELVGNAIRYAKGPTLLRLLYDTELTCEVSDGSLTTPRIRHAAETDEGGRGLQLVASLSQHWGVRYRHNGKSIWTAQQVTSCADADASAVYQALGDFDLDAVPPIG; this comes from the coding sequence GTGAATGAGCGACTTTCGCTGCTCACCGCCGTGGAAGAGGGCATCACGAACGCTGAGGTGCTCCAGCTCGCGCTCGAGCACGCAGTCGCGGAGCTCAGGGGACTGGGTGGCGCCGTGCATGTGTGCGGGCCCATGTCCGCCATGCGCCTGGTGGGTTCAGCCGGCCTGCCCCCGGCCCTGGTTCGGTCCTGGGACATCATCGATCGCTACAGCCTTGTCGTCCCGGCACGAGTCATCGCCCACGGCGGGGAGCTCTGGGCTCAGCACGGCACGCGGAGTGCTGATGAGCTCATGGGCGGGAAGCAATTGCTTGGCACCGGCCTGGCGGCTGTGGCGATCCCCTCCGATGAGGATTCATTCGGGTCGCTCACCATCCTGACGGGCGCCGCCGGCGAGCCCACTCGTGAACAGTGGGACTTCCTGAAAGCTGTCAGTACATGGGTGCGGGAGCGAATGAGTCAAGCACCTGCTCCCACCGGCCTTTCACTCGGAGAACCGGGACATAAGCGTAAGCGGCCGGCGCTCGGCCCAGTCGAGGTCGGCGCCTGGGAATGGGACCTGCGAACCGGATCACTGGCCTGGGACGAGGCTGCGATGGCCGTCTACGGTACTGATCCCGCAGATTTCGTACCTCGGGTCGAGAGCTGGATGAGGGTGGTCCACACCGATGACCTGGCGTGGACCCTTGCCGCCGTCGAGGAGGCGATTCGTACCCGCGGTGCGTTCGAGGCCGAGTATCGCGTGCGTCGTCCCGACGGTGGGTACGTGTGGACGCAGTCTCGCGGAATGGTGATGCTCGACGGCACCGGTGAGCCTCACCGCATGATCGGGACAACCTGGGAGAAGAGTCAGTCGCGTTCCGCCCGTGACGCGCTGAGCCGTGCTCTGCGGCATATGAGTGACGGCTTTCTCGCGGTCGACAAGAGCTGGTGCATCACCTTCGCCAACCTGAGGGCGGAGACCATGCTCAGGACGACCGAGGAAGAACTCATCGGCCGAACATTGTGGAGCCTGGCGACCCTGCGACAACTGCCGGAAGTGGAGTCCCGCTGCCGTGCAGCCTCTCAGTCCGGGCCCACCGGCCTGGACATGTGTGTGCCGAACGCGCAAGCCTGCTACCACCTGCGAGTCGTTCCCATCCCCGACGGCTTCGCCCTGTACTTCACGGACGTCACCGACGAGCGAAAGGTCGAAGCGCAGCGGATCGCCTCCGAGCGGACCGCGGTTGAGCGGTCGTCAAGGATCGCCGAACTCACCGCGGGGCTCGCAGCCGCCACTACTTCAGCGGATGTCATCGACGCGGTGGCCCGGCGTGTACTTCCGCCGTTCGGCGCCAGCGGGCTGCTGGTGCAGGTGAGGGAGGGCGGGCGAGCTCACACCTTGGGTGCCGTCGGCTATCCCTCCGACATCGTCGACAGCATCGAGAGCCGAGCTGCCGGTGATGACCCCGGCTGGGAGGCATGGGTGATGAACGAACCCAGGTTCATCTCGTCGCCGGAGGAGTACCTCGCGCGGTTCCCGGGCCTGGCGGACCGGATCATCGTGACGGGCAAGCAAGCCTGGGCTTTCATGCCTCTGACCGCATCCGGTCAGACATTCGGCGTCTGCACCATCTCCTTCGACGAGCCCAGGCACCTGACCGATGAGGAGCGCACCCTGCTCGTCACGATCACGGCCCTGGTGGCGCACGCTTTGGAGCGTGCGCGCTTGTACGACGCCGAGCACACCCGATCCCGGGAACTGCAGCGTGCCCTGCTGCCCCAGACCCTGCCGGACGTGCCCTCGTGCAGGCTGGCGGCCCGCTACCTGCCGACGGCAGAGGGCGTCGACGTGGGTGGTGACTGGTACGACGTGATCCCGCTCGCTGCTGGACGCGTCGCGTTGGTCATCGGCGATGTGATGGGTCACGGTCTGTCCGAAGCGGTCACCATGGGGCGCCTGCGCACGGCCATCCACACTCTTGCGGGCCTGGGTCTGGCGCCCGACGAGATCATGAATCATTTGAACGACATCGTCAGCGGACTCGGCGATGACCTCTACGTCACCTGTCTGTTCGCGCTCTACGACTCCAGCACCAGCATCTGTACCATCGCCCGCGCCGGTCACCCTCCGCCGGCCGTTGTCCATCCGGACGGCAGCGTCCACTTCCCCGAAGCGGTCCTGAACCCACCGCTGGGGGCCGCGCAGCCGCCGATCGAGACATTCGATCTGGAGATCCAGGAGGGCAGCGTTCTGGTGCTGTTCACCGACGGACTCGTCGAGTCGTCGGAGCGCGGCATCGACCAAGGGTTGAGCGAACTGACGGAACTGCTGCAGGGCAGTGACACGGACGACCTGGACCGGCTCTGTGACAGGCTCATCGCCGAACTGGCTCCCGCGACGCGTCCTACAGCCGACGACATCGCCCTTCTCATCGCCCGCCCGTGCCCTATGCCGGTCGAACGGAAATCCTTGTGGACACTGCCTCAGGATCCACAAGCCGCGGGAATCGCACGCACGTACATCAGAGAGCAACTGTCCAGCTGGGGATTGGACGCCCTGATCCCCACCACGGAACTGTTGGCGAGCGAATTGGTCGGAAACGCCATCCGCTATGCGAAGGGCCCCACGCTCCTGCGACTGCTGTACGACACCGAGCTCACCTGCGAAGTCTCCGACGGCAGCCTGACCACGCCACGCATCCGCCATGCCGCAGAGACGGACGAGGGCGGCCGAGGACTGCAACTCGTCGCCTCGCTTTCCCAGCACTGGGGAGTCCGTTACCGGCACAACGGCAAGTCGATCTGGACCGCTCAGCAGGTGACGAGTTGCGCTGATGCCGACGCGTCAGCCGTCTATCAGGCACTCGGCGACTTCGACCTCGATGCCGTACCACCCATCGGATAG
- a CDS encoding MerR family transcriptional regulator, whose protein sequence is MRLAELSERSGVTTATIKYYLREGLLPPGRRITATQAEYGEDHLRRLRFVRALIQIGKVPVAAAREVLAAVEDESLTHHQRLGAATFALPHGPAPDENDPAVATARREVDSLMAEVGWRRDIEDYGPAPAYWTLVTAVAALTRLGYPSSARHLEPYARLAAQQAVHDMDLLEAYDTPLEQAGAAVALTVLLEPVLLSLRRLAEVEESRRREAVNHSA, encoded by the coding sequence ATGAGGCTGGCGGAACTGAGTGAACGCAGCGGCGTGACGACGGCCACCATCAAGTACTACCTGAGGGAAGGCCTGCTCCCGCCCGGCCGCCGGATCACGGCCACGCAGGCGGAGTACGGGGAGGATCATCTGCGCCGGCTGCGGTTCGTCCGGGCGCTGATCCAGATCGGCAAAGTCCCGGTGGCCGCCGCGCGGGAGGTACTCGCAGCGGTGGAGGACGAGTCACTCACGCACCACCAGCGTCTCGGCGCCGCCACCTTCGCCCTGCCGCACGGCCCGGCACCCGACGAGAACGACCCGGCCGTCGCCACCGCCCGCCGTGAGGTGGACAGTCTGATGGCCGAAGTCGGCTGGCGCCGTGACATCGAGGATTACGGCCCTGCTCCGGCTTACTGGACGCTCGTCACGGCGGTGGCCGCCCTGACCCGCCTCGGATACCCCAGCAGTGCGCGGCATCTGGAGCCGTACGCGCGGCTCGCCGCCCAACAGGCCGTCCACGACATGGATCTGCTCGAGGCCTACGACACCCCGCTGGAGCAAGCAGGAGCCGCAGTGGCACTCACGGTGCTCCTCGAGCCCGTACTGCTGAGCCTGCGCCGGCTTGCCGAGGTGGAGGAGTCCCGGCGCCGCGAGGCCGTGAATCATTCGGCGTGA